One window of the Borrelia hispanica CRI genome contains the following:
- a CDS encoding DUF603 domain-containing protein, translating to MNKVKRAYEDYAMYFEEGRLNDAEIAKELCVSRANVCKMRQKWENIKDNPKEFDSDNKITICKTTLNSVLDRVLE from the coding sequence ATGAATAAAGTAAAAAGAGCATATGAAGATTATGCCATGTATTTTGAAGAAGGTCGATTAAATGATGCTGAAATAGCGAAAGAGCTTTGTGTTTCACGAGCTAATGTATGTAAGATGAGACAAAAATGGGAAAATATTAAAGATAATCCAAAAGAGTTTGATAGTGATAATAAAATAACCATTTGTAAAACTACTCTTAATAGTGTCTTAGATCGAGTACTTGAAA